Within the Macaca nemestrina isolate mMacNem1 chromosome 5, mMacNem.hap1, whole genome shotgun sequence genome, the region TTTTACCATAAGTATGTCCTGCTTTTGACAGTTTAAACAAGAAGGAAAGTGAAATCATATGGAGATTCCACTGAAGGCTGATGAATCAGGGCCTAGAGCACGCTGGCATCCACGCCAATGGAAAGAGTGTCCCAGGAGCCATGATGTTTCTCTAATGCCAGGGAGTGGCCTTCTTGGAGGGACAGCTGGACTTTGTGAGTGTGGGCCTTTTTCCCTTGGATCTCAGGCAAAGCCAGGAGCCTGGCCTGGAACCAAAGTTGTTTATATATTGACGAGGTGAAAGATTTACACCGAGTGAACCTAGGGTTCAAAATTCACAAACTCCTACGGTATGTACACTAGAGCAAAGCTTCCTTTCTGCCCAGCTCTCCTGCCCCACGGCGGCCAGACACCTCTCACTCATTTCACCTCCTTTCCAGATATAAAGTTGTACATTATATGtatgcttctttttcttattcttggtCTTGGAGACTGGTCCATAAGTATATACTATACAAAGAGACAactcctcatttatttttttagagaaagaggtctcattatgttccccaggctggactcaatctcctggacttaaacaatcctcctacctcagcctcccaagtggctagacTACAGACACACCACAGCACTCAGCTAGCCTCCTTCATCTTAGAGTCTCACATCACCCCGTGGTGGGGGCCCCATTTTATGGGTGGACCATGCTCTACTGAGCAGCCCCAGTTGGGCATTTAGATTTCTTCTGAACTTTTATAGGTCCATAGTCTCTTATCCAAACTGTTGGGATCAGAAGTACATACATGTAcggttgacctttgaacaacatgggtttgaactgcactgGTCTGATTTTTCTCAATAAAAGTCACAAGTTTTGTGCCTGCCTTTCCTGCTCCCCTTCCATCTCTTCTACCCCTGCCGCCTCTGCCACCCCGAGACAGCAAGACcattccctcctcttctcctcctcagcctgctcAATGTGAAGACAgcgaggatgaagacctttatgatggtccacttccacttaataatatattttctcttcctcatggttttttaaataacattttcttttctttagctcaccttattgtaagaatacagtatataatatatataaaacatataaaatacgTGTTAATCGACTGTTtattattggtaaggcttctggtcaacagtaggctactGATGAAGTCTTGGGGGAATCAAAAATTATATGCAGAGGTTCAACAGCAAGGGGCTCGGTGCCCCTAacccctgtgttgttcaaggatcaactatatatatatatatattcagaaagGCAATTTAGCACATATTCCATATATTATAAAATACCCTAAtggtgggctgggcacggtggctcaagtctgtaatcccagcactttgggaggccgaggcaggcagatcacctgaggtcaggagttcaagatcagcctggccaaaatggtgaaaccccgtcgctactaaaaatacaaaaattagctgggcgtggtggcaggcacctgtaaccctggctactggggaggctgaggcaggagaatagcttgaacctaggagacggaggtaGTAGTGAGCTGAgtccacaccactgcactctagcctgggcaacaataacaaaactccgtctcaaaaaaataaaaaataataaaataaaataccctaATGGGACCTACCCCATCATCAAACATGTTAATGTTTCCATTGCAAATATGGATGATAAGTGGAATTAATAAACATTATAAATGGtcttgtcagtttttttttttttaataacaaggGAGTGTGTGCCAATCTAATGGGAGAAATCCCAGTTTTCAGAACTTTCTGGGTTTCACAAGTGCAGATGAGGCTTTCTGGAGCCATACAAAGAAGACTGCAGTGAATAATTTTGGACGCATGTAATTTTGCAAGTGTACAAGTACATCCATAGGATGCATTTCTAAAGTAGAGAAGCTGGGACACAAGCTATGCTTATTTGTGATTTTGATAGATGTTTTCATAATAATAACGTTGCCTGTGAGCTGCTACACTGCGTGGTTTTCCAAACACTCTCACTTTTGTCTGTTAACTTTGGGGTAATGAAAATTCTTCCTCGAGAGTGGCAAGGAGGAAGAGAAGTGAATTAAAGGGTAcaggcagggtgtggtgactcacccctgtaatcccaacactttgggaggttgaggcaggccgatcacatgaggtcaggagttcgagaccagtctggccaacatgttgaaaccctgtctccagtaaaaatacaaaaattagctgggcatggtggcgcccatctgtaatcccagctacttggaaggctgaagcacaagaatcacttgaacctgggaggtggaggttacagtgagctgagatcatgccactgaacccctgcctgggcaacagagcgagactccctctcaaaaaataaataaataaataaaaataaataaggggtataaacatacagttagatagaaggaataaattcattGTTCAAAAGCAGAGTAAGGTGACTATATTTAACCAAAATGTATTGTACTTGGGTAATGGATGCTGTAAACACCCTGGCTTGGTcactacacattatatacatgtaacaaaatttctcATGTACTCCATCAATttgtacaaataatttaaaaaattcttcctcCTGGCCTCTCTTCACAAAGCCAGACTCAGTCTCTGGCCCTCAGGAGAAGCATCCAGAGGGCTGTGAGAGTGTACGCTTTGCAGTCAGAATGACAGCAGGACAGTCCCCTTCCTCctctgtgaccctgagcaagttacCTGTGTCTGTCCTGAGCTTTCATTTCCTCCCCTGCCTCCAGGACAGTCCCTCTGCACTTGCCCACCAACCTGTGCTCCGCTTTCCTGCCCAGCCCCGGCCCCAGGAACTGGGTTTTGCCTGCCCACCCGCAGGGAAGAAGAGTCCAGGCCAACAGAAAAAGGTCCACAGGCTTTTTAATGGTGTGATGGCTACTTCCCTTCCGAGACCCGATCTAATCATTGACAGTGGCTTCCAGGGTGTTGGGGTGGGGTGGACAGgtgcaggatgggcagaggccaTGCAGTGACTGGGAAGGGCTTGGGGAGGGGTGTTACATTCTGTTTGGCATGTAAACATTCTTAGGTGGCTTCCCGAGGGAGGGGAAGGGCAACTTCCTGCTCCCCACCCCATGCCCACCAGGGCTAGTCCCTGGAGTTGAGAAGACTGAGCAAACCAGGCCCCTGTGAGGAGCTGGGAAATGGGGAGCCTGGGGCACagcccctctcctctcctgtgcCCCCTTCGTGCACGATGTGGCTGGGGAGGGAAGGCATGTGTTGGGGTGAGCAGACCCTGCATCTGAGTCAGTGACATAGGTTGTTCTGACAGGAAGTGCTGAGGGAGGTGGTGTGACACTTTTACAGAGGAAGGGCTCAGGACCTGGAGGCCTGGTGGAGAAAATGAATGCTCagggggaagaggctgcagctggGGTTGGGGGCACCGGGAGATGTGGCTTCCTCTGCCCTGGATCCTTCTTGGGGAGAGGCACAGAGGCAGTCCCCTAGGTGACCCCCTCCCCACTGGCCCACTTTACCTCTCCCACCTCACCTGGTGACATTCAGAGACTCAGATGCCTGAGGTCAGTTGGGAGCCCTAGGGTGGTTCGGAATCCCAAGGGAAGACTGGGTTTTGCGTCTCTGCCAGCTCCAATGCTGAGTGAAGCTGAGGGTAGAATGGACCTGGGGCTCTCTCAGGTCCCCCTCTTCCTCCCAGCTCCAAACCAGGGTGTTGTTGGTCCTGGGGCAGAGGTGAGGCTGGGGGCCCTACATTCACGGTTCGGTTGGTGGCAAGGAGCAGGCCCAGGGCCTGGGCACCAGGAGTCATGTCCTGGTCCCCACCTGGCACGAGCTGATTGTCATTCGGAGAAGCTCTAGGTGAGAGGCAGTGGTCCCTCCTCCACTCCCTCTGCTGGACCCAGAGGGCAGTAGAGGGCCTTGGGAGGGCCTCAAGTTGACAAGGAGGGCTCTGTCCGGAGAAGTTTCCTGAGTGTTCTGGGAGCTTCTGCATCAGCGTAGGGTGGATATCAAAGACTGTCCACCCAGGAGTCCTCCCCTCGGCTGGTCTGCAGAGAAGCCACCACCGTGGCCTGACAGTGGCTGCCCAAGCTGCTGACTCTCCATGAGGGGGAGGGTGCTTTCAGGGTCAGCTGCCTCATGGGCATCCTTCTGGGTGATGGTGGCTGGATGCAGCCAGACCGCTGGGGCACACTAaggcctttcttcctctttccctggATGTCTTGGCTTGCTCTCTGTGACTCAGGGAAGGACAGAGAGGCTAGGCCAGGGGACAGAGGCTGCAGGGGCCTGTCCAGATAGGCAGGGCTGGCTGTCCCATCTGCAGCCGGTGTGCTGCTTGCCCCAGATGTAGGCAGTTGAGGCTCATGATGAGGTGGGGTGAGCTATGCAGGAGCCAGAACCCAGGAAGAGTCCCCACATCCATTCCTGGAGTAGAGCGGCTGCACAGGCTGGGGTCGGGGCAAGAAGGAACAGGCTGAAGGGTGAGCTGAGGGAAGAGTGGGCTTGGGCTGAGGACCCATCACTCAAGCATTCGATCTGGAAGTTAGAAGGGCCTTTCTGCCTCCAGGGGCCAGCTGTCTGTTGGTCGacctctctctgctctctctgcCCATTGCGGGAGACGATGCCTGAgccagccctccctccctcccacagaAGGGAGGACAGGGAGGGTGACTCCACCAGAACTGAGTCCTCGAATCTCCAAAGGGCCAGTGCAAAGATGGTAACCAGCCACTTTCCACCTGCATTGAACTCAGGAAAGAGCAGGTTGGCTGGAACTGCAGTAGACAGGACTGAGGTTAGATGACAGGAAGGAATTCCTGATGGTGAGGGGTCCTGAGCACTAGATCAGGGGAACAGGGGAGGGAGTAAAACTTTGTTAAAGCCCCCTCCAACATCCCACTGGGAAATACTTGCCCAGGAAGGCAGCCCACACGCTTCCTATGGTTCCCACAGAGGCACCACCCAAATTTAGGAGGCAAGAGGTTTCTGCACCCCAGAGGTGCAGGGGAGCACATCCCCTGCCCACAGAATCACCTGCCCACCCATCTCCAAGATCACTTGCCCACTGCCTCCCACCgagttgtccaggatggagtcaACTTTGGGGCAGGTCAGACCTGCCTCCTCACACCTGAGTAGACCGATATCCCCTGGGTCcccaactccagcctggcagtCCAGAGGCCATCCCTGGCCACAATGGCTCCCAGAAGACTGTGGGGCTGGACCCTCGGGGGGAGGCTGGAGCCTCCACTTCTGGAATTTGAGGCTACTTCTCTGAAGGGGTAGGGGGACTTTGGCTGGAAAGGGGTCGGAGGAGGGCAAGGCGCCGCAGGAGGTGTAGGCAGAGGTTGCTGGGGGAGCATGGAGAGCAGCCCAGGCCTGGTGGGCGAACGAACCGGGCGTCCCCAGAAGTGGAGTCCTCGATGAAAAGTGGCTGAGCCTTCCCCGGGGCGGAGAGACTGATGTGAGGCTGGCCGGCCTGACGGGCGGCAGGAGGATGAGAAGACACAGGGCGAGGAAGGGGAGGCAGACCCTCCCCGCGGCGCGGTGCCGCGTCCCCCACCGGCCCTGAGGGCTGGTGGGGCGCCGCGTGTGCTCGCGTGCGTCCTCGCGGGTGCAGGCGGAAAGCTGGGGCCAAGGGTGGCGCGCGTCGGGCGCGTAAGGCTGTGCTGGGAGCTGCTCCAGTGTGACCGGCTGCGGGTGGGGGGCCGGGGTGAGGGTGGGGGACCGCGGAGAGCCGCGGGCGTCATTATCTGGCCCCAGCCCGGCCCTCCGCGCCTCCTGGCCGGCCTTTGGTTGTTGCGCGCTGAGCCTGGAGTTTCCCTCTGGGTCCTTTCTTGGAGCCCCCGGGGGAAGGGGTGCCATCAGGCTGGGCCCGGGCCGACGGGACGCCCCGGGGCGGGGGGACCCCGGGCCGGGCCTGGTGCGAGGGGGAGGGGCTCTCTCTGCGGGACAGGGACTGGCTCCGGGGGGACGCGCTGGCATTGCGCGCGGCGGAAGTGGACGTGGGGAGGCCCGGGCTGCGCGGGGCTGGGGGCCTGGCTCCGGCTTGGGCTCGCCCTGGGCCCAGGCCGCGGCCAGGAGGTTGTTTGGGGCGGAGGTCAGCAGCAGTGGCCGACCCCGGGGGAGTCTGCAGCTGGAGCCTGCTTGAGAGCAGAAGGCAGGAGAAAAGAAGAGGGcaaagaaacaagacaaggagAAATATTTCAGAATCCTCCTGGGCACTGAGCACTGGAGTCCTGCATCCTCAGAGCTGAGACTGAGACCATGGCacagatgggtaaactgaggcctgGCATTCTGTCCTGCAGGGCAGGACCTTGAGGGGCCACACGCTCCCAGGCTGCTGCTGGAATAACCTGCTGCTGGCTTTCTTTGGGGTCctcatttcatctttaaaattctCATGGATTTTGCATTCTAATCTAGAATATACCTATGTTTATATTAATATGAAATGTTTTCTCCCAAGGAGTCAAAGCACTGGGTTTTATCCTTTGGCTTCCAATGCCCCATGGCATACCAGAGGCTGTGTGTGGACCCACTGGCCCCCATCAGCTTTTCCTAAGCCTGGTCTCTCTGGCACCCTCTCCACACATGCTTACTGAAGCCATTCCCCTGAGCCCAGTAACAGGGCTGGAACCCGAATCAGAGTGAGGCAGAGCACAGTTGGGAGGTGCTGGACCAGAGGTGTCACTGAGGGTCCCTCCTGATCTTCCATAGCCCCTGACCTTGGTTCTGGAGAAGCCCCTGCTGGTGGAGGCCTGTGGCCACCCTCTGCCCACCCTGGGGCTGGCAGTGGTTTCTCACCTGCTGGTGATGGCTGTGTCCGATGCTGGGGCCGCGCCGTGGGATTTGCTGGGGAGCTGCTGGGCTGCAGCAGGCATGGGCATGCGGAGGCCAATGGGGCGGGGAATCCGGCTCCGGGTGGCGGCTGCCCGCCCGGCCTTCCTGGGCAAGGCCACTGCCGGCTCAGAGGCGGGCGTGTCCTCCTCGGAGCCCGTGCCTGAGAGGGTCTCAGAGGCACGGCGCTGCTCCTCACTGGAGGAGGACGAGGCCCCTGAGGCCAGCCGCAACAGCAGGCGGCCCTGCCTCTTCTCCATCACCAGCCGCGCCAGGTCCTGCTGCAGCCGGGCCCGCTTGCTCCACCGCTCTTTGGCCGACAGTGAGCCTGAGGGCTCGGAGCCGGTGTCCTCCTCAGATAGCAGGATGGGGATACGGCTCCTGGGGCGAGAGCCTGGCATAGCATGGTGTCTGGGGGAGATGGTGGCCACTTTCTCAGGGCTGGGCTCCAGTGGGGACACCGGGGCTGGACTGTCTGCAAGGGCCGGGCCATTGGGCAGTGAGTTTGTGGCCATCGCTGAGGGGGTTTCCCCGGGGGGCCCAGACAGGGCACAGCCCTCTATCTCGGCCCCATTCAGCCCTGACAGGGCGAGGCCGTTCTCCAGGGGCGCTGGGGCCCCCTCCTCCACAGTGCCCCCATCAGAGGCCAGCTCCAGACCCAGCTCGCCCCCAGTGCTGAACTCCTCAGGCCGCAAGGCTTGTCCACTGGAAGACATGACGTTGAGGTGGGTTTTCTCCGCAATGTGCACAAAGGTCCTCTCAACTTTGGTGAAGGGTGAGGAGGTGACTGCCACGCCCCCGGCCCCTGTGGTCACTGTCCCGGCCCCCGGCCCTGCCCCAGGCCCCGGGGGTTTGGGTTCAGACTTGAGGACAGAGGAGAGGGTGCCTGGCTCAGATACGTCCAGCTGGCTGCCCGTGGGCTGGGGCCGCTCATGCTGAGGAGTGAGGGCAGCCAGGGTGCCCAGGTCAGGGTCGGGGGCCAGTTCGGCAGTGACGGGCGACTTCTTCATGTCGCCAGGAGAGACGAGCACCAGCGTTTTGGAACCCTCCTCAGGCTCCAGGTCCCCATCGGCCATGGAAGCCCGGCCCCTGGACTCCTTTTGATCGTCTGCCAGCAACGTGGACGGGGCGCCCTCCTGGCTCCTGTCGGTGCTCCTCTCACTCCCCTCACTGCTGGAGCCACTGCGAGGCCCCAGCACCTCCCCCAAGGCAACTGCCGCcgcagcctcttcctcctcctcttcctcctcctcctcctcttcttcctcctcctcttcctcttcctcctcgtcttcctcatcctcttcttcctcttcctcatcttcctcttcctcctcctcctcctcttcctccttcccattAGCCTGAGGCTGAACAGGAGACAGCGGGACCTGGGGGGTGGTGAGCAGCATGTGGGAGAAGCCCACCCTCCGGACCCTGTTGAGCAACCGCGCCCGTTCTCGGTAATCGGAGAGGTCCCTCTTGAAGTCCTGGTAGGGCAGACTCAGAGGCACAGCTCTTGGGAGGCCATTCACCTCAAATGGGGGCGCCACGGAGAACACCTGCAAGGGGCACACACAGGGACCCTCTGAGGTCACCCACCCTCCTGGACCCAGGGAGACTTCAACTGCACCCACAAGCTAGGAGACTCACAGGCCTGAGTCATCTACCAGAGTGTGAGCTCCATAAAGGTAAGCACAGGCATTgggtctgtcttgttcactgctctGTCCTCAGGGCCTAGAATGGTCTCTGGCACCTAGTGAGTGCTCAGCAAACCTCTGATGAATGACTGTCCATGCTCTAGGTCCCCTGAAGTCCCAGGCCCTGATCCTGGTGGACTTTCTGCCTCCCAGCCTCTCCATGTCCCCAGCCCCTCTCATCGCCATGTGCATCCTTCACCTGAGTCAGCAACaataacagaaaatgaaaactgaaaggaACCACGACCACCACGCAGCTCAGCccttccttttacagatgagaaagccaGGCCCAGAGATGGGTGGCAGGTGTCTGCGCCACTTCCTGGATGGGCTGTGCCAGGCTGGCTCCTAGATGCCCTTAGTACCACTTCCGGGTGTGCAGTTTCTCTGTGGCCAGAGAGCTGGCTGCCCAGGGCCACCAGATCCTGTGCTGGACAAGGGCAAAGGTGTGGCTGTCCTCTACCCTTAAAAGTGCAGGCTGGGCCCCTGGACCTCCAGTCCATCCTCTCAGCCAGGAATTTGTCCAGCCCTCGACAGGTATACTTAAGCTTCATTCCGTTTTCCTCTTCAAAGCTTTGTGCAGAGCCTTTGGCAATGTGATGGCCAAACCAGTCCTTGGTTTTCTAGGCTCTTGCCATGTCCCCCTtagcttccttccttccagacTAGAAAGGTCTGAC harbors:
- the LOC105489577 gene encoding tau-tubulin kinase 1 isoform X4; its protein translation is MQCLAAALKDETNMSGGGEQADILPANYVVKDRWKVLKKIGGGGFGEIYEAMDLLTRENVALKVESAQQPKQVLKMEVAVLKKLQGKDHVCRFIGCGRNEKFNYVVMQLQGRNLADLRRSQPRGTFTLSTTLRLGKQILESIEAIHSVGFLHRDIKPSNFAMGRLPSTYRKCYMLDFGLARQYTNTTGDVRPPRNVAGFRGTVRYASVNAHKNREMGRHDDLWSLFYMLVEFAVGQLPWRKIKDKEQVGMIKEKYEHRMLLKHMPSEFHLFLDHIASLDYFTKPDYQLIMSVFENSMKERGIAENEAFDWEKAGTDALLSTSTSTPPQQNTRQTAAMFGVVNVTPVPGDLLRENTEDVLQGEHLSDQENAPPILPGRPSEGLGPSPHLVPHPGGPEAEVWEETDVNRNKLRINIGKSPCVEEEQSRGMGVPSSPVRAPPDSPTTPVRSLRYRRVNSPESERLSTADGRVELPERRSRMDLPGSPSRQACSSQPAQMLSVDTGHADRQASGRMDVSASVEQEALSNAFRSVPLAEEEDFDSKEWVIIDKETELKDFPPGAEPSTSGTTDEEPEELRPLPEEGEERRRLGAEPTVRPRGRSMQVLAEEDLQHLPPQPLPPQLSQADGRSETSQPPTPGSPSHSPQHSGPRPRRRESDPTGPQRQVFSVAPPFEVNGLPRAVPLSLPYQDFKRDLSDYRERARLLNRVRRVGFSHMLLTTPQVPLSPVQPQANGKEEEEEEEEEEDEEEEEEDEEDEEEEEEEEEEEEEEEEEEEEEAAAAVALGEVLGPRSGSSSEGSERSTDRSQEGAPSTLLADDQKESRGRASMADGDLEPEEGSKTLVLVSPGDMKKSPVTAELAPDPDLGTLAALTPQHERPQPTGSQLDVSEPGTLSSVLKSEPKPPGPGAGPGAGTVTTGAGGVAVTSSPFTKVERTFVHIAEKTHLNVMSSSGQALRPEEFSTGGELGLELASDGGTVEEGAPAPLENGLALSGLNGAEIEGCALSGPPGETPSAMATNSLPNGPALADSPAPVSPLEPSPEKVATISPRHHAMPGSRPRSRIPILLSEEDTGSEPSGSLSAKERWSKRARLQQDLARLVMEKRQGRLLLRLASGASSSSSEEQRRASETLSGTGSEEDTPASEPAVALPRKAGRAAATRSRIPRPIGLRMPMPAAAQQLPSKSHGAAPASDTAITSRLQLQTPPGSATAADLRPKQPPGRGLGPGRAQAGARPPAPRSPGLPTSTSAARNASASPRSQSLSRRESPSPSHQARPGVPPPRGVPSARAQPDGTPSPGGSKKGPRGKLQAQRATTKGRPGGAEGRAGAR
- the LOC105489577 gene encoding tau-tubulin kinase 1 isoform X3, whose product is MQCLAAALKDETNMSGGGEQADILPANYVVKDRWKVLKKIGGGGFGEIYEAMDLLTRENVALKVESAQQPKQVLKMEVAVLKKLQGKDHVCRFIGCGRNEKFNYVVMQLQGRNLADLRRSQPRGTFTLSTTLRLGKQILESIEAIHSVGFLHRDIKPSNFAMGRLPSTYRKCYMLDFGLARQYTNTTGDVRPPRNVAGFRGTVRYASVNAHKNREMGRHDDLWSLFYMLVEFAVGQLPWRKIKDKEQVGMIKEKYEHRMLLKHMPSEFHLFLDHIASLDYFTKPDYQLIMSVFENSMKERGIAENEAFDWEKAGTDALLSTSTSTPPQQNTRQTAAMFGVVNVTPVPGDLLRENTEDVLQGEHLSDQENAPPILPGRPSEGLGPSPHLVPHPGGPEAEVWEETDVNRNKLRINIGKSPCVEEEQSRGMGVPSSPVRAPPDSPTTPVRSLRYRRVNSPESERLSTADGRVELPERRSRMDLPGSPSRQACSSQPAQMLSVDTGHADRQASGRMDVSASVEQEALSNAFRSVPLAEEEDFDSKEWVIIDKETELKDFPPGAEPSTSGTTDEEPEELRPLPEEGEERRRLGAEPTVRPRGRSMQVLAEEDLQHLPPQPLPPQLSQADGRSETSQPPTPGSPSHSPQHSGPRPRRRESDPTGPQRQVFSVAPPFEVNGLPRAVPLSLPYQDFKRDLSDYRERARLLNRVRRVGFSHMLLTTPQVPLSPVQPQANGKEEEEEEEEEEDEEEEEEDEEDEEEEEEEEEEEEEEEEEEEEEAAAAVALGEVLGPRSGSSSEGSERSTDRSQEGAPSTLLADDQKESRGRASMADGDLEPEEGSKTLVLVSPGDMKKSPVTAELAPDPDLGTLAALTPQHERPQPTGSQLDVSEPGTLSSVLKSEPKPPGPGAGPGAGTVTTGAGGVAVTSSPFTKVERTFVHIAEKTHLNVMSSSGQALRPEEFSTGGELGLELASDGGTVEEGAPAPLENGLALSGLNGAEIEGCALSGPPGETPSAMATNSLPNGPALADSPAPVSPLEPSPEKVATISPRHHAMPGSRPRSRIPILLSEEDTGSEPSGSLSAKERWSKRARLQQDLARLVMEKRQGRLLLRLASGASSSSSEEQRRASETLSGTGSEEDTPASEPAVALPRKAGRAAATRSRIPRPIGLRMPMPAAAQQLPSKSHGAAPASDTAITSSRLQLQTPPGSATAADLRPKQPPGRGLGPGRAQAGARPPAPRSPGLPTSTSAARNASASPRSQSLSRRESPSPSHQARPGVPPPRGVPSARAQPDGTPSPGGSKKGPRGKLQAQRATTKGRPGGAEGRAGAR